The nucleotide sequence TTCACGGCGCACTACCGCCCGGCCGGCGGCGGCGCGGCCACGCAGCACGAGAACAGCCGATTCGCCCGACGCGGCGGCCGGTGGCTCTACGTCGACGCCGTGCGACGCGGGCTGGAGGCTAGTTAGACCTCGCCGAAACCGCTTTCGACGAGAGACACGAGCTCGTCGACCGCGGCCGATGCGTCGGCTCCTGTCGCCACGATGCTCACCGTGGAGCCCTGAGCCAGGCCCAGCCCCATGATGCGGAGCAGGCTCTTGGCGTCGACGCCGTTGATCTGGATCGTCGAGTCGAACTTCGAGGCGTGCTTCACGAACTCGGCCGCCGGGCGCGCATGAAGGCCCGACGGGTTGACGAGCACCGCCGAGCGCTCGACGGCGCCCTGCACCTCGTCGCGGGTCAGCGTGTGCTCGTCGGCATGCGGGTCGGCGATACCGGTCGCGGTGCGGGCGGCAGCGAGGACGTCCTGCAGAGTGCCACCGGTCTCGGCGGCGACGGCGGCGGCGACAGTGCCCTCGACGACCGGTGCGTCGGCAATGACGACCTGGGCCTTCTCGGCGTCGTCGAGGAAGTCGATCGCCGTCTCGGCGGTGAGGATTGCCGAACCGAGGTCGCACAGGATCACGACACCGTGACCGCCCTGGGCGTCCTGGATGCCCGACGAGATCTTGTCGAAGCTCGTGCCGATGCCGCCCTCGTCGCTGCCGCCGGCGGCGACGAACGTGACCGTCGGCGCCATCTGACGTGCCAATTCGACGGTGCCCTCGGCGATCTTCGCGCTGTGCGAGACGACGACGATTCCCACGGCGCCGGTCATGCGGAGGCCTCCGTCGCCGTGGCCGCGTCGGCTGCGGCTCGCAGGATCAGGGAAGACGACTCCGCGCCGGGGTCTCGATGCCCCACCGCTCGCTCCCCCAGGTAGCTGGCGCGCCCCTTGTGCGCGACCAGCGGCTCGGTCGACTCCGCGCCCTTCTCGGCGGCGCTCGCCGCGGCCTCGAGGGTCTCGGCGACGCTCTTGCCGGCCTCGGCGGCCGCGGACGCGGCGTCGACGGCCGGGGTCCAGGCGTCGATCATCGTCTTGTCGCCGACCTCGGCCTTGCCGCGCATCACGACGCCGTCGCGCGCCGCGGTGAGGAAGGCCGCGATCGCCGCGGAGTCGAGGGAGGTCGCGTCGCCGAGCGCCTGCGACCCCTTGAGGTACGCCGTCCCGAGGAGCGGGCCCGAGGCTCCCCCGACGGTCGAGATGAGCGTGGTCGCGACGAGCTTGAGCGCCGCGGCGGGCGTCTCGCCGTCGGGCAGCGCGTCGAACTTCGCCTTGACGGCCTGGAAACCGCGGTCGAGGTTCTCGCCGTGGTCGCCGTCGCCGATCTCCCGATCGAGCTCGATGAGCCTCACCCTGTTCTCGGAGACGACCCTCACGGTGTCGCCCACCCAGGCCTTCACCCAGTCGATTCCCACGCTCATGCTTCGTGTGTTCCTTTCGGTGCGGACGGGCCTCGGCCGCCCTTGCGGTGCGGCCTGGCGACCCTCGGCTTCGGCGAGGCGCCTCAGCGACCCCAGCGCAGCGCGGCGGTCTCGACGGGGGCGTCCCACAGATCGGTGAGCTCATCGTCGAGCTTCGTGAGAGTGATCGAGACGCCCTGCATCTCGAGGCTCGTCACGTAGTTGCCCACCAGCGTACGCGTGACCTCGATGCCCCTGTCGGCCAGCACCTTGGCGGCATGGCGGTAGACGATGTACTGCTCGACGAGCGGAGTGCCGCCCATCCCGTTGACGAACAGCAGCACCCGGTCGCCCGAGGAGAACGGGAGGTCCTCCAGGATCGGCGCGAGCATGCGGTCCACGATCGCGTCGGCGCTCTCGAGCTTGATCCGCTCGCGCCCGGGCTCGCCGTGGATCCCGATGCCGATCTCGATCTCGTCCTCGGGCAGCGTGAAGCTCGGCTCGCCGGCGTGCGGCACGATCCCGGCGGTGAGGGCGACGCCCATGGTGCGGGTCACCGAGTTCACCTTCGTGGCGACTGCGGCGACCGCGTCGAGGTCGTCTCCGCGCTCGGCGGCCGCGCCCGCGCACTTCTCGACGACGACGGTGCCCGCGACGCCACGGCGACCCGCCGTGTACAGGCTGTCCTTCACGGCGACGTCGTCGTCGACGATCACGGACACCACGCGGACGCCCTCGGCGTCGGCGAGGTCGGCGGCGGTCTCGAAGTTGAGCACGTCGCCCGTGTAGTTCTTCACGATGTGCAGCACGCCCGCGCCGCCGTCGGCCTTGAGCGTCGCCGCCACGATCGGATCCGGCGTCGGCGACGTGAACACGGCGCCCGGCACGGCCGCCGTCAGCATGCCGTAGCCGACGAATCCGGCGTGCAGCGGCTCGTGGCCCGAGCCGCCTCCCGACACGAGTCCGACTCTGCCCGTGGTCGCGCCGCCCGCGCGCGAGACGAACAGCGGATCGGGCGTCACCTCCACGAGGTCGCCGTGGGCGAGGCCGAAGCCCTCCACGGATTCGTCGACGACGTTCTTCGGATCGTTGATGAGCTTCTTCATCGCAGGCCTCCCCGGTGAGCGCGAGCACACGGTGTGGTCACCGTGCTGAGCACACGCTAGCGCCAAACGAACGGACAGAGCCAGACACAAAACAAAGTCTGTGCGTGTTGGTATCGAGGGCCTATCTCGGGTCTATGGTGATGACAAACGCTCACCGCAGAGCTCGTTCGACGTGCTCTGCTCGTTAATCGACAAAGGACGGTCGACGTGACTCTGGGAACCATATTTCTGTCCGAGACGGTGGGTACCGCCGTCCTGATCCTGTTGGGTACGGGTGTCGTCGCGAACGTCGCCCTGACCAAGACCAAGGGCTTCAACGGCGGCACGCTCATGGTGACGTTCGGCTGGGCCTTCGCCGTCTTCGCCGGCGTCACGGTCTCCTACTCGTCGGGCGCGCACCTGAACCCCGCCGTGAGCCTCGCCCAGCTGATCCTGGGCAACATCACGTTCGTGCAGTTCTGCATCTACGTGCTGGGGCAGTTCCTCGGGGCCATCATCGGCGCCACGCTCTGTTGGCTCGCCTACCGCGACCACTTCGACCAGGAGCCCGAACCCGCCGCCAAGCTCGGCGTCTTCTCCACCGGCCCCGCCATCCGCAACTACGCCTGGAACCTCATCACCGAGATCATCGGCACCTTCGTGCTCGTGTTCTCGATCATCGCCTTCACGAACGGCAAGACGCCGGCCGCCCTCGGAGCACTCCCGGTCGCCTTCATCGTCCTCGTGATCGGCGTCTCGCTCGGTGGCCCGACCGGCTACGCGATCAACCCGGCCCGTGACCTCGGCCCCCGCATCGCGCACGCCTTCCTGCCCATCAAGGGCAAGGGCTCGAGCGACTGGTCGTACGCCTGGGTGCCGGTCGTCGGCCCGCTGGTCGGCGGCGCCCTCGCCGCGCTGCTGTCCTTCCCGCTGCTCCCCGTCGTGCACTGACGCACGATCCCCGCCGCGTGGGCATGACGGCCCACGCGGCGGTCCCGACCGACATCCGAACGACTCACCACTCAACGACGAAGGAGCACCACCCGTGAGCGACGACTACATCCTCGCCATCGACCAGGGCACGACATCGAGCCGCGCCATCGTCTTCGACCACTCCGGTTCGATCGTCTCGACCGGCCAGCTCGAGCACGAGCAGATCTTCCCCCACGCGGGCTGGGTCGAGCACAACCCCAAGGAGATCTGGGAGAACACCCGCGAGGTGATCGGCCAGGCCCTCTCGCGCGCCAACATCACGCGCCACAACATCAAGGCCATCGGCATCACCAACCAGCGCGAGACCGCGGTCGTCTGGGACAAGAACACCGGCGAGCCCGTCTACAACGCAATCGTCTGGCAGGACACCCGCACGCAGGAGATCGTCGACCGCTTCGCCGCCGACGGAGGCGTCGAGCGCTTCAAGGACATCGTCGGACTCCCCCTCTCGACCTACTTCGCCGGAACGA is from Frondihabitans australicus and encodes:
- the dhaM gene encoding dihydroxyacetone kinase phosphoryl donor subunit DhaM; its protein translation is MTGAVGIVVVSHSAKIAEGTVELARQMAPTVTFVAAGGSDEGGIGTSFDKISSGIQDAQGGHGVVILCDLGSAILTAETAIDFLDDAEKAQVVIADAPVVEGTVAAAVAAETGGTLQDVLAAARTATGIADPHADEHTLTRDEVQGAVERSAVLVNPSGLHARPAAEFVKHASKFDSTIQINGVDAKSLLRIMGLGLAQGSTVSIVATGADASAAVDELVSLVESGFGEV
- the dhaL gene encoding dihydroxyacetone kinase subunit DhaL, whose amino-acid sequence is MSVGIDWVKAWVGDTVRVVSENRVRLIELDREIGDGDHGENLDRGFQAVKAKFDALPDGETPAAALKLVATTLISTVGGASGPLLGTAYLKGSQALGDATSLDSAAIAAFLTAARDGVVMRGKAEVGDKTMIDAWTPAVDAASAAAEAGKSVAETLEAAASAAEKGAESTEPLVAHKGRASYLGERAVGHRDPGAESSSLILRAAADAATATEASA
- the dhaK gene encoding dihydroxyacetone kinase subunit DhaK, which codes for MKKLINDPKNVVDESVEGFGLAHGDLVEVTPDPLFVSRAGGATTGRVGLVSGGGSGHEPLHAGFVGYGMLTAAVPGAVFTSPTPDPIVAATLKADGGAGVLHIVKNYTGDVLNFETAADLADAEGVRVVSVIVDDDVAVKDSLYTAGRRGVAGTVVVEKCAGAAAERGDDLDAVAAVATKVNSVTRTMGVALTAGIVPHAGEPSFTLPEDEIEIGIGIHGEPGRERIKLESADAIVDRMLAPILEDLPFSSGDRVLLFVNGMGGTPLVEQYIVYRHAAKVLADRGIEVTRTLVGNYVTSLEMQGVSITLTKLDDELTDLWDAPVETAALRWGR
- a CDS encoding MIP/aquaporin family protein, with protein sequence MTLGTIFLSETVGTAVLILLGTGVVANVALTKTKGFNGGTLMVTFGWAFAVFAGVTVSYSSGAHLNPAVSLAQLILGNITFVQFCIYVLGQFLGAIIGATLCWLAYRDHFDQEPEPAAKLGVFSTGPAIRNYAWNLITEIIGTFVLVFSIIAFTNGKTPAALGALPVAFIVLVIGVSLGGPTGYAINPARDLGPRIAHAFLPIKGKGSSDWSYAWVPVVGPLVGGALAALLSFPLLPVVH